The genomic stretch GCACCCCCACCGGTAtgcaatgcaggacacacagccactcccacgccagtatacaatgcaggacacacagccactCCCCCACCAGCATGGCAGTTTTTAGGgctgtgcggcccgtgccgccgccctgggcgctgttgggaggggtgcgctgtaatggaggggggagccgggcagcccgacctctccccgggccgccctccgtgctccctgcTCTGATGCACAGTAAAAtagcgcagcaggaagctctctctgtacacaactactcacctgcctgcgttccactcgctgcTGTTCTCCTATCGGTATAGACGctaatacacacgctgcttcctgtttaccagcgTGTGTATTTGCGTCTAttccgagaggagatcagcggcgaatgGACAGGAAGGTAAGTAGTTGTGTACAGAgagagcttcctgctgcgctaTTTTActgtgcatcggaggggggagcacggagggcggcccgggaagagggagggagaggtcgggctgccctccccgcggctccggcgcccccctccattatgggaggggggggggggaacctacctaacctatactgggggatgctgcctatctaacctatgctggggggcacctacctatgaaatctatactggggggaacctacctaatctaacctatactgggggggggggggcacctacctatataacatatactggggggcacctacctatgaaacctatactggggggcacctacctaatctaacctatactgggggggaacctacctaatctaacctatactggggggcacctacctaatctaacctatactggggggcagctacctaatctaaactatactggagggcagctacctatctaaactatactggggggcagctacctaatctaacctatactgggggacacctacctaatctaacctatactgggggaaacctacctaatctaacctacactggggggcagctacctatctaacttatgctggggggcacctacctaatctaacctatgctggggggcacctacgtaatctaacctatgatggggggcacgtacctaatctaacctatgctggggggcagctacctaatctatactggggggggggggggcacctacctatctaacctatactggggggcacctacctatcaaacctatactggggggcacctacctatcaaacctatactgggggcacttacttatctaacctttattgggggcacctacctagctagctagctagcctatacaggtggcaactatactggctacctatattgcaggcacctacctaactaacctatactgggggcacctacctatctaacctatgctgggggcaactattctggctacctatattagaagcacccacctagctaacctttactggggcacctacctatctaacgtataccaggggcacctgcctatataacctatactgggggcaactatactggctacctatactggaggcacctacctggctaacctatgctggggcaactatactggctcacctatgcctggctacctatactggtgggacctatagctggctgcctatactggggtacctattcttggctacatatactggggggacctatactgagtgcaactagacctggctaacctatactgtgggcacccataccttgcttcggggggggggggggatttttacaccttcgccctgggtgcattttagcctagaaactgcactgcccaccagtatacaatgcaggacacacagccgctCCCACGccagtatacaatgcaggacacacagccgctcccccaccagtatacaatgcaggacacacagccgctCCCACGccagtatacaatgcaggacacacagctgcACCCCCACCtgtatacaatgcaggacacacagctgcATCCCTCACCAGTGCACAACGCAGGACACACAGCCGCTCCCCCCACCtgtatacaatgcaggacacacagctgcACCCCCACCtgtatacaatgcaggacacacagctgcATCCCCCACCAGTGTACAATGCAGGACATACAGCCGCTCCCCCCACCtgtatacaatgcaggacacacagctgcACCCCCACCtgtatacaatgcaggacacacagctgcATCCCCCACCagtgtacaatgcaggacacacagctgcACCCCCACCtgtatacaatgcaggacacacagctgcATCCCCCACCAGTGTACAATGCAGGACATACAGCCGCTCCTCCCACCtgtatacaatgcaggacacacagctgcACCCCCACCtgtatacaatgcaggacacacagccgctcccccacctgtatacaatgcaggacacacagctgctcccccacctgtatacaatgcaggacacacagctgcACCCCCCCagtgtacaatgcaggacacacagctgcACCCCCGCCagtgtacaatgcaggacacacagctgcACCCCCACCtgtatacaatgcaggacacacagctgcATCCCCCACCtgtatacaatgcaggacacacagctgcATCCCCCACCagtgtacaatgcaggacacacagctgcACCCCCACCTgcatacaatgcaggacacacagctaCTCCCCCCACCtgtatacaatgcaggacacacagctgcACCCCCGCCAGTGTACAACGCAGGACACACAGCTGCACCCCCACCTgcatacaatgcaggacacacagccgctccccccacctgtatacaatgcaggacacacagctgcACCCCCACCtgtatacaatgcaggacacacagctgcACCCCCACCtgtatacaatgcaggacacacagctgcATCCCCCACCagtgtacaatgcaggacacacagctgcACCCCCACCTgcatacaatgcaggacacacagctaCTCCCCCCACCtgtatacaatgcaggacacacagccgctccccccacctgtatacaatgcaggacacacagctgcACCCCCACCtgtatacaatgcaggacacacagctgcATCCCCCACCagtgtacaatgcaggacacacagctgcACCCCCACCTgcatacaatgcaggacacacagctaCTCCCCCCACCtgtatacaatgcaggacacacagctgcACCCCCACCTGCATACAATGCAGGGCACACAGCCGCTCCCCCCACCtgtatacaatgcaggacacacagctgcACCTACACCtgtatacaatgcaggacacacagctgcATCCCCCACCagtgtacaatgcaggacacacagctgcACCCCCACCTgcatacaatgcaggacacacagctaCTCCCCCCACCtgtatacaatgcaggacacacagctgcACCCCAGCCagtgtacaatgcaggacacacagctgcACCCCCACCTgcatacaatgcaggacacacagccacACCCCCACCAATAAATAGCTGAATCAGGAAACCCACAGTCTCCGGGCTAGCAAATTTGGGTTCATGTGGCAAGTGCACTAATTGGACGCTGCCACAGGCAGCGGTAATTAGGTGCTGGAGTGGACATTGTGGAAGAATCTAAGGCTTAACAGTACAAAAGCTTTTaacaatccattttttttttaaatcaactgTAGCTGTGCAGGGTTAATTTAATGTTCCTGTTCAAATAGCTGTGACACAATAGCTCTGCCCCACCCTGTGCAATCATAAAGCAACTGGTTATACTGCTTTCTCAAACATTCACTTTcatttcccctcctctgcttctaGCCATGGCGTCTGCTGCTCTGAGCCGGGAGCTGGAGTGTCCCGTCTGTCTGACcatttatacagatcctgtaaACCTGAGATGTGGACACAACTTCTGCCGGGAATGTATTAATCAGCACCTGGATACACAGGAGGGGTCTGGAGGTTATTCCTGTCCCGAATGTAGAGAGGGGTTTATGGAGCGGCCGACACTGCAGAGGAACATTGCTCTGAGGAACATAGCAGAGAGTTTCCTGTCTACTCAGCCAGATCAGGAGGAGGCCGGAGTCTTCTGCAGTAACTGTGTGGACTCTTCTGTGAAGGCTGTGAAATATTGTCTGCACTGTGATGTTTCTCTGTGTGGTAAACACTTGAGAGCCCACAGCAAGGCACCAGAACATGCCTTATGtgaccccaacacttccctggagaacaggaaatgctccgtccataagaagattctggagtattactgcactgaggatgctgcctgtatctgtgtgtcctgCAGGCTGGATGGAGAACATCAGGGACACCAGGTGGAGATGCTGAATGAGGCCTctgagatgaagaagaagaagctgagaaatgttctgcagaaactgatggcagagacagaagaggctgagaaaagagtccagagtctggaggaacgcaggagaaaagcacaagaaaaagcagATGGTGAAATAGAGAGAGTCACTGTcctgtttagagacctcaggGGACGGCTAGAAAATCTGGAGAATAGAGTCCTGAGTGACATCATTAGACAGGCACAGCAGTTGTCACAATCATACAATGACGTCATTCAGCAGCTGGAGATAAAGAaggaggagctgtccaggaagaaGCTTCACActgaggagctgtgtaacatgactgatccactgactgtcttacaggaatcagacacaggtgacttgtgtgacacggaggacagagagagacatgataaacagctccatgatggaggggatctggatgtggccggcatctcacacacattacacacaggactatctgatatcatgtctggggtaattgtgcagaaacatacagacacacaagcctatCCACATTCAAGTACAGAGGACAAAGTTCCCATCActgctaaactatccaggccacacccccaactcaCCCCCACCGTACAACGCAAACAGGCCTCTCCACATTCTAGTACAGAGGATAAAGTTCCCATCACTGCTACACTATCCAGGCCACACCCCCAGCCCACCCCCACcgcacaacacacacaggcctatccacattctagtacagaggacaaagttcccatcactgctaaactgtccaggccacgcccccaacccacccccaccacacaacacacacagcgcCAGGCTGGGTGGAAAATGTTTCGGAGTGGCATCTTATACACCTTATACACAAGACTGTATGATATGGTGACTGTACAGCAAACATCTGGGGTAGTTGTGCagatacatacagacacacaggcctCTCTACATTCTTCTACAGAGAGCAAAGTTCCCATCACTGCTAAAGtatccaggccacgcccccaacccacccccaccGCACAACACACACAGGTCTATCCATATTCTAGTACAGAGGACAAAGTTCCCATCActgctaaactatccaggccacgcccccaacccaccacacaacacacacagcgcCAGGCTGGGGGGACAAATATTGGGGCTGCACAGCAAacatcagggctgccagtgtaTGCAGACATACTACTGAATGTAAACACAGCTACTAATAATCTACAGATATCAGCTGACAGGAAAACTGCATCCAGGACAAACAGAAGCCAGAATCGCCCAGAAACACCAGAGAGATTTGAGTATGCTCAGGTGTTGAGCAGCCAGAGattctcctcagggcgacattactgggaagtggatgttgggaGATCAGTACAGTGGAGAGTTG from Hyperolius riggenbachi isolate aHypRig1 chromosome 2, aHypRig1.pri, whole genome shotgun sequence encodes the following:
- the LOC137542792 gene encoding E3 ubiquitin/ISG15 ligase TRIM25-like; translation: MASAALSRELECPVCLTIYTDPVNLRCGHNFCRECINQHLDTQEGSGGYSCPECREGFMERPTLQRNIALRNIAESFLSTQPDQEEAGVFCSNCVDSSVKAVKYCLHCDVSLCGKHLRAHSKAPEHALCDPNTSLENRKCSVHKKILEYYCTEDAACICVSCRLDGEHQGHQVEMLNEASEMKKKKLRNVLQKLMAETEEAEKRVQSLEERRRKAQEKADGEIERVTVLFRDLRGRLENLENRVLSDIIRQAQQLSQSYNDVIQQLEIKKEELSRKKLHTEELCNMTDPLTVLQESDTGDLCDTEDRERHDKQLHDGGDLDVAGISHTLHTGLSDIMSGVIVQKHTDTQAYPHSSTEDKVPITAKLSRPHPQLTPTVQRKQASPHSSTEDKVPITATLSRPHPQPTPTAQHTQAYPHSSTEDKVPITAKLSRPRPQPTPTTQHTQRQAGWKMFRSGILYTLYTRLYDMVTVQQTSGVVVQIHTDTQASLHSSTESKVPITAKVSRPRPQPTPTAQHTQVYPYSSTEDKVPITAKLSRPRPQPTTQHTQRQAGGTNIGAAQQTSGLPVYADILLNVNTATNNLQISADRKTASRTNRSQNRPETPERFEYAQVLSSQRFSSGRHYWEVDVGRSVQWRVGMCYHSIARKGCQSVVGDNNKSWCLERWNNRYLVIHDMKEIQLPGRIPSDRVRICLDYEAGRISFYALCDPIRLLHTFTAAFTEPLHAVIYIYAGCVKISGRRIRGGKRSAHW